The window CCTGATCCGTTCGGGGATAGTTACCTGGGTATTGCTGATAGCTATTTGGTGGGTCTTTTCCCTCTTCTATTCTTCCACCTTCCTGCCCAGCCCGCTGGAAACCTTAATCGGGGCCAGGGAAATTATTCTGGATGGAACCCTTTTTAAATTTGCAGGGGTGAGCCTTTGGCGGGTAATCAAAGGGTGGCTCATCGGTTGTGCTGTAGCAGTCCCCATAGGCATACTCATAGGCCGCAACAGGATAGTTCGGCAGCTGGTGGAGCCGGTCATCGACTATTTCCGCTTTATTCCGGCTATTGCTTTTCTTACCCTTTTCATTATGTGGTTCGGGGTGGGCGAAAAATCCAAAACCATTCTGATTATGTACGCCACTTGTTTTACTGTCATTATCAATACCGCGAGTGGCGTCCTGAGCATCGATGAAAACCGTATTTTGGCTGCTCGTACTTTAGGTACCAGCGAGGCTCAAATCCTCTTCCATGTGATACTTCCCTCCTGCGTACCCTTCATCTTTACCGGTGTGCGCCTTGGCATGGGCGGCGCGTACACTTCGATAGTGGCTGCGGAAATGATTGCAGCCAAGGAAGGTCTCGGTTACCTCATCTTTACTTCCCGGCTTTATTTCCGCATAGACTGGATTCTTGCAGGCGTCATTGTGCTTGGTCTCATAGGCTTTCTCACGGATCAGGGCTTGCGGCTTTTGGGCAAGGGTATACTCAAGCGTTATGGCATCAACGATACCAAAGAATTTGATCAGGGCCGTACAGGATAAATCATGGCTAATCAAAAGGCAAAACATATTGCGATCTACGGAAAGGGAGGCATCGGTAAATCCACTACCACCTCCAATATCAGCGCTTCCCTTGCCGAGGCAGGGTACAGGGTAATTCAGATAGGCTGCGATCCCAAAAGCGATTCTACCAATGTCTTGCGGGGCAATGAGTATCTGCCCACTGTCCTTGACAGCATGAGGGACGGCAGCAAGGTCCACCTTGAGGATATTTCGCGGCTTGGCTTCGGCGGCGTACTCTGTATTGAGTCCGGCGGGCCTGTACCGGGGGTAGGGTGCGCCGGACGCGGAATAAATGCAGCAGTGACTTTATTGCAGGAGCTTCATCTTTTTGATGAATTCAAGCCCGACTTTGTTCTCTATGATGTGCTGGGAGACGTGGTCTGCGGCGGTTTCGCAGTGCCCATCAGGGATGGAATTACCGACAGGGCGTATGTGGTAAGCTCATCGGATTTTATGGCTATTTACGCAGCCAATAATCTTTTTAAGGCAATCAGCAAGTACGCCCCCACAGGCGGGGCAAAACTCGGCGGAGTTATAGGCAATGGCCTTTCGGCGGCATATTCCCAGGGTATCATCGACGATTTTGCCAAAAGAACCGGCGCCGGCGTGACAGGTTACATACCCCGATCGCTTACCGTGTCCCAAAGCGAACTCTACGGAAAGACGGTGATTGAAGCCAGTCCCGAATCGGAGCACGCCGGGCTCTACAGGGAGCTTGCAAAAAAAGTATCGGAAAACGAGGATCTGGTCATCCCGAACCCCCTGGCTGCAGCGGATCTCCGTTCCTGGGCAAAAGATTGGGGGGATAAAATCTTCAAGCTGGAACTCGGCGTAGTAGAAGGGCGAGAGGGAATATAAATGCCCCTATTTGATACGAGAAGAGCCCTGACCAGGGAAAAACGCAGCGGCGCTTTAAGCCATTATCACGGCACTTTGGTTTCCATTTTGGAAGACAGTTCGGGCACTGAAATTCCCCAGCGTGTTCGTACCTTAAGCCAAAGTTCGCCGGGCGAGGTTTTGTATGCCCTTAACGCAGTAAGCGGTATAACAGGTTCGGCAGCGGTAATACATGGCGGCATAGGCTGTTCAGCTTCAAGCTTCGCATTGGGAAAAAATTCATCTTATAATTTCTATACTACCAATCTCAACGAAAGCGACACCATTCTGGGGGGAGATGAAAAACTTCGTACAGCCGTTGTCAGGGCTTATAAGGAAAACCATCCATCGGTTATTTTTATTATCGGGACCCCCATCAATGCAATTAATAACGATGATGTAGATTCGGTAATACTGGAACTTGAGGACGAGCTTGGCTGCAAAATCATTTATATCGATGTAAACGGATTCAGAACCAAGAACGCCCTTTCAGGTTATGATCAAGTGTACCATTCTTTTTTAAAATATCTGGTTGAACCAGTGCAGGATGCAAATACCCGGTTCATAAATTTGATAAGCCTTTCTGAAAACCCGGAAAATGTTTTTGTAATAGCGGAACTGCTTAAGCGCCTGGATATACCCTGCAATATTATTCCGCATTTTTCCGGAATCCGGGGAATTCAAAAGGCTTCCGGTGCTTTGTTCAGCATTTCCCTTGACGATGGCGAGAATGAATATTTTCTCCAGGGCCTTGAAGAAAACTTCAGCGTACCCTGGATTAAAACAAACCCTCCTATAGGTTCAGCCCAAACTTCAGACTTTATAAGAAAGATTGCTCAAGTCTTTGGCAGCGGGGAAAAGGCCGAAAAATTGATAGCAGAAGAAGAAAAGGGTATTGCTGCCAGTATCGGCAATAAACCCCTTGGCGGGAAAAAGGTCTTCCTCAATATGGATCTGCATAGGGCTGTAAGTTTTGCGGCCCTGGTTGAAGAATTCGGCGGGGAAGTACTGGGCCTTGCCGTTCCCCATTTGGACAAGGGAAATGAATTTCTGTTAAAGGAACTTTCCGGCCTGCCCAGGACTCTCCCGTTTATTATAGCCAAAGGCCAGCAGTTTGAACTTGCCAATGCGCTTTCGAAACATCCTGCGGATTTTTATATTGGCGACAGCGATAGCTCCGCCACAGCCGCGCGTTTTGGCGCCCAAGCTCTTTCCCTGGATAGTATAAGCTATTACGGATATAGCGGACTAGAAAAATTATCCTCTGAATTGCAAAAAATTTCCGCAGCCGGCATATTCCCCGTCGGCATCTCCCCGACCGAAGACGGTAAAACCGCTTCACTCTACTCCGAAAGCTGGCTCAAACGGAGCGGCAACTGGTATGTCAAGGTCGAGGTGAAGTAATGCACAGCATATTGAAGAACCCCCGCCATGGCTGCGAACTTCATGGCGCTCTTAAAACACTGGAAGAGATATCCGGGACGGTTCCCATTGTGCATGCAAATGCAGGCTGCGTGTATCAGCACTATAATTTTGACAGGGCCGGGGTTTTGGCAGCAGGGGGAATATCCGGCCCCGAGATCCCCGCCACAGAAGTAATAGAAAAGCAGATAGTATTCGGCGGCGCATCCCGGCTCAGGGAAGAAATTAAGAATGCCGCGAAAGTAATCGAAGGCCGGCTCTACGTGATCCTGGGGAGCTGCGAAGCAGCCATGGTCGGCGATGATTTGGCAGCCATGGCAAAGGAAGCCAGGGATATTTCCCTGCCTGCGCTTTGCTATCCCGCAACAGGGTTCAGGGGCGGGAGCCATAACGGCTACGCGAATGTATTGCAATCCGTACTGCAGCAGCTTCCCGAAATTAAAAAGCTTAATACCGAAAAAACAAAGGGCCTTGTCAATATTCTGGGCATTCTTCCCAAAACCGATGTTTTTTATAAAGGCGACCTCGAAGAAATCAGGCGGCTTGTCGAAGCGGCCGGCCTTAAGGCAAATATTTTTTTCGGAACCCCTGATGGGGTAGGGGATCTGGAGCGGAGCGTGCAAGCCGGGCATACCCTGGTTTTTTCCCACTGGGGCATTGCCCCTGCAGAGCAGCTCAAATCCAAATACGGAATCCCCTATACCGTATTTGACAGCCTTCCCCTTGGAATAGACGAGGCAAAAGAATTTTTTGCGGCCCTTTCTGCAATTCCCGGAGCCGACCGGGAAAAAGCGAAAGCATTTATCGAAAATGAAGAACAACAGTATCAGTTCTATTTTCGCAGTATCAGCACTGTCTTTTTTTTAGAAGCCCTTGCGCGCAATGTAGTGCTTGCCGGCGACACCAGCAGCGTAAACAGGATAGGCAAGTTCCTGGAGAAAAAGCTCGGGGCGTCCGTCAAAGCCGCCATACTCACCGACCGCTATGGCAAGGACGAAAACAAGCCGCCCCTTCCCGAGGGCCTGGGCGAAAAGATCATTGAAAGTTCCGACAGCGGCGAAATAGAAGAAATAATACGCGGCTCCGGCGCTGAATTCATCCTTGGAAGCGCATGGGAAACCCGGATTGCCAAAGCCCTTGGAATACAAAGCCTTGTCATTTCTGCCCCGAATAGCGACAGGCTGTTGCTGCACAAAACCTATGCCGGCATCAGGGGCGCCTATTTCCTTGCCGAGGATTATATAAGCGCCATTTTGCAGCATAAAACAGAAAAGGAGGCGGAACAGCGCCGCCTCCTCGAATCGTTAAGCGTCTCCCTCTAGTGAAAACAGGGTGAAGCCAGCCTCTATTTCGACAGCAGCCGGTTAAGCTTCTTCACAAAATCCGCAGGATCTTTGAGCTTAAGCCCCTCGACCAGCAGGGCCTGATCCAGCAGCACCCCCGCAATGTCCGCAATCTGCGCCTCGTCCTCAATCTCCTTGAGCCGGGCTACGATGGGATGATCGCCGTTCACTTCCAGAATAGGCTTTATCTCGGGCATTTCAGTCTGCCCCATAGCCTTCATCATCTGCGCCATCTGCATGGTGGGATCGTTCTCGTCAGCCACGATGCAGGAAGGGGAATCGTGAAGCCTCCGCGACAGTTTTACATCTTTCACTTTCTCGCCCAGAGCCTTCTTGATTTTCTCGATAACCGGCTTGATTTCTTTTTCCGCCGCCTTGTCCTTCTTTTCCCCCAATTCCTCATCAGCCCCGGAACGGTTCACCGCCTTGAGTTCCCAGGTCTGGGCCTCGCTCTTGCCGTCGGCGCCGGGAGTCTCCTTGCGGTAACTGTGAAGCGAAGAAATCACGATGTCGTCGATCTCGTCAGCCATGACAAGGACCTCTATGCCCTTGGCGGTGTAGGCTTCGAGCAGGGGAGAAGCCTTGAGGGTTTTTTCATCCCCGCCGGTGATGTAGTAAATGTGCTTCTGATCCGCCTTCATCCGTGAAACGTATTCGGAAAAACTCGTCCAGCCTTCGGCGGAAGAACTCTTAAAACGCACCAGATCCTGCAGGGCCTCGCGGTTTGCATAATCCTGATAGAGCCCTTCCTTTAAGGGGCGGTTGTACTGGCCGATAAAAGTTTCCCATTTTTCCTTGTTGTTCTCGGACAAGGTTTTGAATTCCGCAAGCAGCTTTTTGACCGAAGCATTTTTTATGCTGAGAAGGATTTTATTCTGCTGCAAAATCTCGCGGCTCACATTGAGTGGCAGATCTTCGCTGTCAATCACGCCCCGCACAAAACGCAGCCATGCGGGCATAAGCTCCTTGTCGTCGTCGGTAATGAAAACCCGCTTGACATAGAGC is drawn from Leadbettera azotonutricia ZAS-9 and contains these coding sequences:
- a CDS encoding ABC transporter permease, producing MSGVNSARFLIRSGIVTWVLLIAIWWVFSLFYSSTFLPSPLETLIGAREIILDGTLFKFAGVSLWRVIKGWLIGCAVAVPIGILIGRNRIVRQLVEPVIDYFRFIPAIAFLTLFIMWFGVGEKSKTILIMYATCFTVIINTASGVLSIDENRILAARTLGTSEAQILFHVILPSCVPFIFTGVRLGMGGAYTSIVAAEMIAAKEGLGYLIFTSRLYFRIDWILAGVIVLGLIGFLTDQGLRLLGKGILKRYGINDTKEFDQGRTG
- a CDS encoding AAA family ATPase → MANQKAKHIAIYGKGGIGKSTTTSNISASLAEAGYRVIQIGCDPKSDSTNVLRGNEYLPTVLDSMRDGSKVHLEDISRLGFGGVLCIESGGPVPGVGCAGRGINAAVTLLQELHLFDEFKPDFVLYDVLGDVVCGGFAVPIRDGITDRAYVVSSSDFMAIYAANNLFKAISKYAPTGGAKLGGVIGNGLSAAYSQGIIDDFAKRTGAGVTGYIPRSLTVSQSELYGKTVIEASPESEHAGLYRELAKKVSENEDLVIPNPLAAADLRSWAKDWGDKIFKLELGVVEGREGI
- a CDS encoding nitrogenase component 1, coding for MPLFDTRRALTREKRSGALSHYHGTLVSILEDSSGTEIPQRVRTLSQSSPGEVLYALNAVSGITGSAAVIHGGIGCSASSFALGKNSSYNFYTTNLNESDTILGGDEKLRTAVVRAYKENHPSVIFIIGTPINAINNDDVDSVILELEDELGCKIIYIDVNGFRTKNALSGYDQVYHSFLKYLVEPVQDANTRFINLISLSENPENVFVIAELLKRLDIPCNIIPHFSGIRGIQKASGALFSISLDDGENEYFLQGLEENFSVPWIKTNPPIGSAQTSDFIRKIAQVFGSGEKAEKLIAEEEKGIAASIGNKPLGGKKVFLNMDLHRAVSFAALVEEFGGEVLGLAVPHLDKGNEFLLKELSGLPRTLPFIIAKGQQFELANALSKHPADFYIGDSDSSATAARFGAQALSLDSISYYGYSGLEKLSSELQKISAAGIFPVGISPTEDGKTASLYSESWLKRSGNWYVKVEVK
- a CDS encoding nitrogenase component 1 is translated as MHSILKNPRHGCELHGALKTLEEISGTVPIVHANAGCVYQHYNFDRAGVLAAGGISGPEIPATEVIEKQIVFGGASRLREEIKNAAKVIEGRLYVILGSCEAAMVGDDLAAMAKEARDISLPALCYPATGFRGGSHNGYANVLQSVLQQLPEIKKLNTEKTKGLVNILGILPKTDVFYKGDLEEIRRLVEAAGLKANIFFGTPDGVGDLERSVQAGHTLVFSHWGIAPAEQLKSKYGIPYTVFDSLPLGIDEAKEFFAALSAIPGADREKAKAFIENEEQQYQFYFRSISTVFFLEALARNVVLAGDTSSVNRIGKFLEKKLGASVKAAILTDRYGKDENKPPLPEGLGEKIIESSDSGEIEEIIRGSGAEFILGSAWETRIAKALGIQSLVISAPNSDRLLLHKTYAGIRGAYFLAEDYISAILQHKTEKEAEQRRLLESLSVSL
- the htpG gene encoding molecular chaperone HtpG, yielding MAQHQFQTEVSQLLHLIIHSLYSNKEIFLRELVSNASDALDKLKYLTVAEDAYKSISFEPRVDISFYKEGSDAKTGTLTIADNGIGMNEADLVESLGTIARSGTKAFLEKLSADAKRDSNLIGQFGVGFYSAFMVADKIEVISRKAGEEAAWKWVSEGQASYDIEPAARDSQGTTVILHLNEEGLEYANRWSIEDIIKRYSNHVAFPIYLTYDEKEYDDKGKEKSSKTKTDRINSGTAIWRRSKSELKEEDYKEFYKQLGHDMDDPLFYVHTRAEGTQEYATLFYIPAKAPFDMYYADYKPGVKLYVKRVFITDDDKELMPAWLRFVRGVIDSEDLPLNVSREILQQNKILLSIKNASVKKLLAEFKTLSENNKEKWETFIGQYNRPLKEGLYQDYANREALQDLVRFKSSSAEGWTSFSEYVSRMKADQKHIYYITGGDEKTLKASPLLEAYTAKGIEVLVMADEIDDIVISSLHSYRKETPGADGKSEAQTWELKAVNRSGADEELGEKKDKAAEKEIKPVIEKIKKALGEKVKDVKLSRRLHDSPSCIVADENDPTMQMAQMMKAMGQTEMPEIKPILEVNGDHPIVARLKEIEDEAQIADIAGVLLDQALLVEGLKLKDPADFVKKLNRLLSK